The window AGCAGGTCGGCGGCCTCGTCCATCCCGAGCTGATCCGCCAGCGGGATCAGGTTCCCGTAGGCGGCGATCTCGTAGTGCTCGGTCTTCTCGGCGGCCGCCATGTTGTGGTAGTCCATCACCTCTTGGGACGGTTCCATCGATTCGAACTCCTCGTACTCCTCGATCAGCCCCTCGATACCCTCGCACTCTTCTTTCTCCGGCGGCTCGCCGAACATCTCGAAGACCTCCTCGAGGCGCTCGATCTGGCCCTGCGTCTCCTCGCGGTGCTCCGAGAACGCGCTGGCGATCTCGTCGCGCTCGGTGTTCGCCTCGAGATCGTCGAGGGCGTCGAGTAGCTGGTGCTCGGCGTGATAGATGTCCTCGAGGCCGTGCTCGAACAGGTCCTGAATCGTATCCATGCTCATAGTGGCTCCGGACGATCGTTCGCCAAGCGAGCGAAAAAGTCGGATCCCTGCGACGGCAGGCGGCGACTCGCGGCGGGTACCGTTGCGTTCGGTGAGCCGACTCGAGCCGACTCGAGCCGACTCGAGCCGGCCGTGTCCCGCTCTCGAGCTACGACCCCCGCCCCGTCTCTTCGGCATCAGTGTCCCCATCCTCGACCTGCTCTGCGTACGTCTCGAGATCCGCCGCCAACGTCCGGGCCTGACCGGACGTTAACTCGAGTTCCGCCGTGTGCTTGGGCAGGTGTTCCTCCGTCGCGTTGTCGAGTTCGACCTGCAGCCGAACCCGGTCAGGCGCCTCGCGGTCGGTCGTCGCGTTCACGACCGCGACTGACTCCCACTCGAACGTTTCCCCCTTAGCGACCGCGTCGACGTAATCCAGTGTCGTATATCCCGTTACGGAGATCAGCCGGTTGGACATTCATCGGCAGTCGTCCGCGAGGTACTTAGAAACTCGCGACGGAACGATCCGAGCGCAGTTCACGAAACGGCTGCTCGTGCTGGCTCGTGCTGGCTCGAGCGATGATTGTCAGACTGCCCCGACTCGCGATATCGATACAGACTGCGAATCGGATGTCCGACCGTCGATCCCGGTTCCCGACTCTAATCATCCGTATCGATCGTGATATCTACCGTTTGTTCATGCCTCATTTACCGGCCGTTTTTGCAGCCTCGAGATAGGCCGCCGGAACCGCGATCTGCTGCCTTCGGCTGAAATTACCAGCGTGTCATTGAGGTAGTCTCGAGATATAACCCATTCCACACCGGAACAGCCGCCATATCGCCCGAAGACATTGGATCAAAACACCTCATCGAATCGCGGCTGTGATCGAACGGTGGTGACTGGACACGACCGACACGTTGTGAACATACGTCGACACATTGCTCGTCTATCACGAAATACATCGCTAATCGAGCCGAAAAGGAGCAATTCAGCATTGTAATATCCGAATCTCGGGTAGACGACCACTCTCCTGTGATTCAGTGTCGTCCGAGATAGCGGAAAATATACCCTGTACGGCAGAGCACGGGTATCGCTTGCGGCTGAGATGATGTTTATGGGGGCAGAGGCCATACGAAGGCCCATGACAGACGCGGCTGAACGGAAGCCAGAGACGGGACCGCAGGAAACTGAGCCGGACCGCGACGATTCGCATCTCGACGATATCGAGGAAGGGGCCGGCTGTACTGAAATCTGGGAGCACCTCGCCGAAAAGCGCGACGAAGACGGCGCCCAGAACTGATCACCGTCTCGCTTCCAGTTCGATCTCCACCTCGGACTCTGATTCCCGTCCCAGTCAGCTCTCGTATGCATTCCGTCCGCGGTGGAGGCGGCGCCTTTTTTGCTACCACGTCCCTTATCGAGATTCATGACGGACAATCGGCCCGGTAATCGTTCAAACGGGCGTGACGACGCTGATCAGCGATCGGTCCCGACGGACCGAGAATCGCCCGTCGGGGCACCGGTTATTCGGGGCGACGAGTCGGTTACCGGCAGCCGAGCGCGGGAGGCCGTCCAGTTCGATCCGGACGATCCGGCGAGTCTGGAGGAGGCGGCCGAAACCGTCCGCCAGTTCGCGAGCGGGGCCACCGATGACGATCACCTCTTCATGTTGCGAGGCGCCGCCGCCTGTGCCGCCCTCGTTCGCGGGGAAGGGTCCTACAAGGCTGCCGCTGAACGAGCCGGAGACGACGCGACAGTCTCGTTCATCCGGAAGTGGGCTCGCGTCCAC is drawn from Halopiger aswanensis and contains these coding sequences:
- a CDS encoding DUF892 family protein; the encoded protein is MSMDTIQDLFEHGLEDIYHAEHQLLDALDDLEANTERDEIASAFSEHREETQGQIERLEEVFEMFGEPPEKEECEGIEGLIEEYEEFESMEPSQEVMDYHNMAAAEKTEHYEIAAYGNLIPLADQLGMDEAADLLEENLREEQDALEELKELTEQYEMDAIPAE
- a CDS encoding DUF6360 family protein, with the translated sequence MSNRLISVTGYTTLDYVDAVAKGETFEWESVAVVNATTDREAPDRVRLQVELDNATEEHLPKHTAELELTSGQARTLAADLETYAEQVEDGDTDAEETGRGS
- a CDS encoding DUF7119 family protein produces the protein MTDNRPGNRSNGRDDADQRSVPTDRESPVGAPVIRGDESVTGSRAREAVQFDPDDPASLEEAAETVRQFASGATDDDHLFMLRGAAACAALVRGEGSYKAAAERAGDDATVSFIRKWARVHDLPRSVRKQVALGAIAPTAAKHIARVAGEARLLLAWATIDGELTVRDVRSVASAVNDGTPIERALADHDVTLGRLEIGLSPSTYRDLRRRASIDDVAPGDIVTSALEQYFDE